A stretch of DNA from Candidatus Pseudomonas phytovorans:
CGCCGATACCGAACGGTAGCGCCCCGGGTTGCGCAAAGCGCACACCAACGCGCCATGCCCACCCATGGAGTGGCCACTGATGCTGCGCTCGCCCGACGCCGGGAAGTGCGCCTCGATCAGCGCCGGCAACTCCTCCACCACGTAGTCGTGCATGCGGTAATGCTGGGCCCAGGGTTGCTGGGTGGCGTTGAGGTAGAAGCCCGCCCCCAGCCCGAAGTCCCAGGCACCGTCCGGGTCGCCCGGAACCTGCTCGCCACGCGGGCTGGTGTCGGGGGCAACGATGATCAACCCAAGCTCCGCAGCCATGCGCTGGGCGCCGGCCTTCTGCATGAAGTTCTCGTCGGTGCAGGTGAGGCCGCTCAGCCAGTACAGCACCGGCAGCTTCTCGCCCTGCTCGGCCTGCGGTGGCAGGTACACGGCGAACACCATGTCGCAACCCAGCACCTTGGAGTGATGCCGGTAACGCTTGTGCCAGCCGCCGAAGCTCTTCTGGCAGGAGATGTTATCCAGGCTCATGGCTTACCTCAGAAGTGGATCACGCTGCGGATGCTCTTGCCTTCATGCATCAGGTCAAAGGCTTTGTTGATGTCCTCCAGGCCCATGGTATGGGTGATGAAGGTATCCAGCGGGATCTCACCTTTTTCGGCCATTTCCACGTAGCTTGGCAGCTCGGTACGGCCACGCACGCCGCCAAACGCCGAGCCACGCCAGACGCGGCCGGTAACCAGCTGGAACGGACGGGTGGCGATTTCCTGGCCGGCACCGGCTACGCCGATGATGACCGACTCGCCCCAACCCTTGTGGCAGCATTCCAGCGCAGCACGCATCAGTTGCACGTTACCAATGCACTCGAAGGAGAAGTCCACGCCGCCGTCGGTGAGGTCGACGATCACTTCCTGGATCGGGCGATCGTAGTCTTTCGGGTTGATGCAGTCGGTGGCACCCAGCTGGCGGGCGATCTCGAACTTGGCCGGGTTGATGTCGATGGCGATGATACGCGAGGCCTTGGCCTTGACCGCACCGATCACCGCCGACAGGCCGATGCCACCCAGGCCGAAGATGGCCACGGTGTCACCCGGCTTGACCTTGGCGGTGTTGAGTACCGCGCCAATACCCGTGGTGACGCCACAGCCCAGCAGGCAGACCTTTTCCAGTGGTGCTTCTTTCTGGATCTTGGCCACGGAAATTTCCGGCAGCACGGTGTACTCGGAGAAGGTCGAGGTACCCATGTAATGGAACAGCTGCTGGCCCTTGTAGGAGAAGCGCGTGGTGCCGTCTGGCATCAGGCCCTTGCCTTGGGTAGCGCGAATGGCCTGGCACAGGTTGGTCTTGCCCGACAGGCAGAATTTGCACTTGCCGCATTCCGGGGTGTACAGCGGGATCACGTGATCGCCCACGGCAACCGAAGTCACGCCCTCGCCTACCGCTTCGACGATTGCCCCGCCTTCGTGGCCGAGGATCGACGGGAAGATGCCTTCCGGGTCGGCGCCCGACAGGGTGTAGGCGTCGGTGTGGCAGACACCACTGGCGACCACGCGCAGCAGCACTTCGCCGGCCTTGGGCATGGCCACGTCGACCTCGACGATTTCCAGGGGTTTCTTGGCTTCGAAGGCTACAGCAGCACGGGACTTGATCATCAAAGGTCTCCAGACAGAGGGTCGATTCAGTCTCACAGTGTAATTCACCTGTTTTTGATGAATAATCCGGCCAAAGACAAAACATTATTGCCCCACAGGGATAATCCATGACCAGCCGCTGGGAAGGTATCGACGAATTCGTCGCCGTGGCCGAATCCGGCCAGTTCACGGCAGCCGCCGAACGCCTGGGGGTTTCTTCGTCGCACATCAGCCGCCAGATCGCCCGGCTGGAAGAGCGCCTGCAGACGCGCCTGCTGTACCGCAGCACCCGCCGGGTAACCCTGAGTGAGGCCGGGCAGACCTTTCTGCAGCATTGCCAGCGCCTGCAGGACGGCCGCGAGGAAGCCCTGCGCGCCATGGGCGATCTGGCCAGCGAACCGAAAGGGTTGCTGCGCATGACCTGCGCGGTCGCCTACGGCGAGCGCTTCATCGTGCCACTGGTGACACGGTTCATGGCGCTTTACCCGCAGCTGCGGGTGGACGTAGAACTCAGCAACCACACCCTCGACCTGCTGCATGAAGGCATGGACCTGGCTATCCGCCTGGGCCGGCTGGCCGACTCCCGGCTGGTGGCCGCGCGCCTGGCGCCGCGACGCATGTACCTGTGCGCGTCACCTGCCTACCTGGAACGGTATGGCCGGCCACACAGCCTGTCGGAACTGGCACGGCACAATTGCCTGGTGGGCAGTTCGGACTTGTGGGCACTGCAGCAGGACGGCCGCGAGATCAGCCAGCGGATTCAGGGCAACTGGCGCTGCAACAGCGGGCAGGCAGTGCTGGACGCGGCGCTGCAAGGGATAGGGTTGTGCCAGTTGCCGGATTATTACGTGCTGGAGCACCTGAACAGTGGTGCGCTGGTGTCTTTGCTGGAAGCGCACCAGCCGCCGAACACGGCGGTGTGGGCGCTTTATCCGCAGCAGCGGCATTTGTCGCCGAAGGTGCGGCGCCTGGTGGATTACCTGAAGGAAGGGTTGGCGGGGTTGCCGGAGTATCGTTTCGGCTGAAGGGATATGTTGCCTGTACCGGCCTCTTCGCGGGCTCGCCCGCTCCCACAGGTACGGCGCCAGCCTGAAGGTATGCGCATTACCTGTGGGAGGGTTCGCGGGGTTGCCGGAATATCGTTTCGGCTGAAGGGATATGTTGACTGTACCGGCCTCTTCGCGGGCTCGCCCGCTCCCACAGGTACGGCGCCAGCCTGAAGGTATGCGCATTACCTGTGGGAGCGGGCATGCCCGCGAAGAAGCCAACACCGGTCTGAACCTTCAGCGCCGCCCGGCCCAGCGCTGGCGCAACCATTCCAGGTCTTCCGGCCGGGTCACCTTGATGTTGTCACTGCGCCCTTCCACCAGCCGCGGCGCCTGGCCGGACCACTCGATGGCAGAAGCCTCATCGGTCACCACCACATCCGACACCAGGCACTCGGCCAGTGCCCGGTGCAACGCCCCAAGGCGGAACATCTGCGGTGTATACGCCTGCCAGATTGTGCTGCGATCTACAGTAGCACTCACCCGACCATTGCTGTCGGCACGCTTGAGGGTGTCGCGCGCCGGCACCGCCAGCAGGCCACCCACCGGGTCGTCTGCCAGCTCCGACAACAACTTGTCCAGATCGGTGCGTGCAAGGTTCGGCCGCGCGGCATCGTGCACCAGCACCCAGTCGTTGTCCGAGGCCCCCTGGGCATGCAACAACAGTAAAGCGTTGAGCACCGAGTCGGCCCGCTCACGCCCACCCGCCGCGCGCTGTATGCGCGAGTCGCTTGCGCAACGCAGGGCCGGCCAGTACGGGTCATCTTCGGCGATGCTGACCACCACGCCGTTGAGCGCCGGGTGGCCAAGAAAACAGTCGAGGCTGTGCTCGAGCAGGGTCTGCCCGGCCAGCTCCAGGTATTGCTTGGGGCGGTCGGCAGCCATGCGGGCACCAACGCCCGCAGCAGGAATCACGGCCCAGAAGGCCGGTAAGGTATCGATCATTTCTGTGGCAACTGGAAGAGGGTTTCGCCCTCTTTGACCATCCCCAATTCATGGCGAGCGCGTTCTTCAACGGTCTCCATGCCTTTTTTCAGCTCCAGCACTTCGGCATCGAGCACACGGTTACGCTCAAGCAAGCGCTCGTTCTCGGCATGCTGCTCGGCGATCTGCTGCTTCAGCTCGGTCACTTGCGCCAGGCTGCCGTTACCCACCCACAGGCGGTACTGCAGGCCACCCAGCAGCAGGAGCAGGACGAGGAACAACCAATAAGGACTGCGCATCTAGGTATCCAGGTTAAAAAGACCGCCGCACACTATGCATTTCGGGGTCTCGAATAGCACAAAGCCTGGCCGAGGCCAGGCTTCGTAGACAGAAACCCGTTGGAACGCAGTAAA
This window harbors:
- the fghA gene encoding S-formylglutathione hydrolase, with product MSLDNISCQKSFGGWHKRYRHHSKVLGCDMVFAVYLPPQAEQGEKLPVLYWLSGLTCTDENFMQKAGAQRMAAELGLIIVAPDTSPRGEQVPGDPDGAWDFGLGAGFYLNATQQPWAQHYRMHDYVVEELPALIEAHFPASGERSISGHSMGGHGALVCALRNPGRYRSVSAFSPISNPMDCPWGEKAFSRYLGDDRARWREWDASVLLAETPAGECPPLLVDQGDRDDFLEKQLKPEALEQAARKGGHAMTLRLQPGYDHSYYFIASFIEEHLRHHAVALRRV
- a CDS encoding S-(hydroxymethyl)glutathione dehydrogenase/class III alcohol dehydrogenase, which translates into the protein MIKSRAAVAFEAKKPLEIVEVDVAMPKAGEVLLRVVASGVCHTDAYTLSGADPEGIFPSILGHEGGAIVEAVGEGVTSVAVGDHVIPLYTPECGKCKFCLSGKTNLCQAIRATQGKGLMPDGTTRFSYKGQQLFHYMGTSTFSEYTVLPEISVAKIQKEAPLEKVCLLGCGVTTGIGAVLNTAKVKPGDTVAIFGLGGIGLSAVIGAVKAKASRIIAIDINPAKFEIARQLGATDCINPKDYDRPIQEVIVDLTDGGVDFSFECIGNVQLMRAALECCHKGWGESVIIGVAGAGQEIATRPFQLVTGRVWRGSAFGGVRGRTELPSYVEMAEKGEIPLDTFITHTMGLEDINKAFDLMHEGKSIRSVIHF
- a CDS encoding LysR substrate-binding domain-containing protein, with the translated sequence MTSRWEGIDEFVAVAESGQFTAAAERLGVSSSHISRQIARLEERLQTRLLYRSTRRVTLSEAGQTFLQHCQRLQDGREEALRAMGDLASEPKGLLRMTCAVAYGERFIVPLVTRFMALYPQLRVDVELSNHTLDLLHEGMDLAIRLGRLADSRLVAARLAPRRMYLCASPAYLERYGRPHSLSELARHNCLVGSSDLWALQQDGREISQRIQGNWRCNSGQAVLDAALQGIGLCQLPDYYVLEHLNSGALVSLLEAHQPPNTAVWALYPQQRHLSPKVRRLVDYLKEGLAGLPEYRFG
- the ispD gene encoding 2-C-methyl-D-erythritol 4-phosphate cytidylyltransferase, encoding MIDTLPAFWAVIPAAGVGARMAADRPKQYLELAGQTLLEHSLDCFLGHPALNGVVVSIAEDDPYWPALRCASDSRIQRAAGGRERADSVLNALLLLHAQGASDNDWVLVHDAARPNLARTDLDKLLSELADDPVGGLLAVPARDTLKRADSNGRVSATVDRSTIWQAYTPQMFRLGALHRALAECLVSDVVVTDEASAIEWSGQAPRLVEGRSDNIKVTRPEDLEWLRQRWAGRR
- the ftsB gene encoding cell division protein FtsB; translation: MRSPYWLFLVLLLLLGGLQYRLWVGNGSLAQVTELKQQIAEQHAENERLLERNRVLDAEVLELKKGMETVEERARHELGMVKEGETLFQLPQK